In bacterium BMS3Abin02, the genomic stretch AGAAGAAGTTCGCCTCCAGGCCCGAGGTTGCGGCAGCCAACATCGCCTCCTTGAAGGCCGGCTACAACTACGGCGAGAACACCGCAGCGTTCAAACACACGTTCCACGTTCGCAAGGCGACGCTCGAACCGGGCGAGTACACGAACGTGACCGGCAACACGGCGCTGTCCTGGGGCCTGATCGCCGCCGCGAAGGCGGCGAGGCTCCGACTGTTCTACGGCAGCTACCCGATCACTCCCGCGTCGGACATCCTGCAGGAACTGGCGAACCGCCGGAATTTCGACGTCATGACATTCCAGGCGGAGGACGAGATCGCGGGTGTCGGTTCCGCCATCGGGGCTGCATTCTCCGGGCACCTCGCCGCGACGGGAACGAGCGGGCCGGGGCTCGCCCTCAAGAGCGAGTCGATATCGCTGGCGGTCAGCATGGAGCTGCCCTTGGTGGTGGTCGATGTCCAACGGGCGGGTCCGTCGACGGGCCTGCCGACAAAAGTCGAGCAGACCGACCTCCTCTTCGCCATGTACGGGCGCCACGGGGAGGCTCCCCTGCCGCTCCTCGCCGCCAAGTCACCGTCCGACGCGTTCGACACCGCGATCGAGGCGGCCAGGATCGCCCTCAAGTACATGACACCGGTGATCCTGCTTTCCGACAACTACATCGCCAACGGCTCGGAACCGTGGCTGCTGCCGGACCTCGACTCGCTGCCGGACATTTCCGTCCCCTTCGCGACCGAACCGAACGCCGATGGGCGCTTCCTGCCGTATCTGCGGGACGAGAAGACGTTGGCGAGGCCGTGGGCCACGCCGGGGACCCCGGGGCTCGAGCATCGTATCGGCGGCCTCGAGAAGCAGGAGGTCGTCGGCAATGTCTCGTACGATCCGGCCAACCACCAGCTGATGACCGACATCAGAGCCTGGAAGATCCGGGCGATCGCCAACGACATTCCCTTGTTGGAGGTGGAAGGCGACGAAGACGCCGACGTGCTGGTGCTCGGCTGGGGTTCGACGTACGGGCCGATCATGGGGGCGGTCAGGCGGGTCCGCAAGGACGGCTTGAAAGTCGCGACCGTCCATCTGCGGTATCTGAACCCGTTCCCGGCGAACTTCGGTGACATTCTGTTGAAGTACAAGACGATTCTCGTGCCGGAGGTCAACTCCGGGCAGCTTCGCCACATGATCAGAGCCGAGTACCTGGTTCCGGCCATAGGCCTCAACCAGGTGACCGGGTTCCCGTTCAAGGTATCGACCGTCGAGAAGAAGATCCGGGAGATCCTCGCATGACCGAGACACTCACCTACACGCGCAAGGACTTCCAGTCCGATCAAGAAGTCAAATGGTGCCCCGGTTGCGGGGACTTCACGATCCTGGCATCCATCCAGTCGTTCTTCGCCGAGGCGGGCCTGCCGAGGGAGAACTTCGTGGTGATCTCGGGGATCGGCTGCTCTTCCCGTTTCCCGTACTACATGAACACCTACGGCATGCACACGATCCATGGCCGGGCGCCGGCGATCGCGTCGGGCATCGCAATCACCCGTCCGGAGCTATCCGTCTGGGTGACGACCGGCGACGGTGATGCGCTGTCGATCGGCGGGAACCATTTCATCCATCTGATGCGCCGCAACGTGAACGTCAAGCTCGTGTTGTTCAACAACCAGATCTACGGCCTCACGAAAGGCCAGTACTCACCGACCAGT encodes the following:
- the korA_1 gene encoding 2-oxoglutarate oxidoreductase subunit KorA; amino-acid sequence: MSNDTSTLEQHEVEELDKVIVRFAGDSGDGMQLAGTRFTSDSALFGNDLATFPNFPAEIRAPAGTVAGVSSFQVQIADFDILTPGDEADVLVAMNPAALKAHLKGVKPGGMIVANADAFEPRNLKKAGFESNPLEDGSLEGYRVFAVPMERLTKAAVADTGVSGRDALRSKNLFALGLLGWIFTRPIDPTIDWLKKKFASRPEVAAANIASLKAGYNYGENTAAFKHTFHVRKATLEPGEYTNVTGNTALSWGLIAAAKAARLRLFYGSYPITPASDILQELANRRNFDVMTFQAEDEIAGVGSAIGAAFSGHLAATGTSGPGLALKSESISLAVSMELPLVVVDVQRAGPSTGLPTKVEQTDLLFAMYGRHGEAPLPLLAAKSPSDAFDTAIEAARIALKYMTPVILLSDNYIANGSEPWLLPDLDSLPDISVPFATEPNADGRFLPYLRDEKTLARPWATPGTPGLEHRIGGLEKQEVVGNVSYDPANHQLMTDIRAWKIRAIANDIPLLEVEGDEDADVLVLGWGSTYGPIMGAVRRVRKDGLKVATVHLRYLNPFPANFGDILLKYKTILVPEVNSGQLRHMIRAEYLVPAIGLNQVTGFPFKVSTVEKKIREILA